GATTCATAAACTTATCTTGTTACAAGTCCAGACAGAGCTATTTTATTGCACTGCAACGTAGCCGCCGCGCGCCGCAATGGTGCAGAGTGCGGCCGGTGACGACTAGCGTGAATAGTGCCCCGAAAGAAAAGGCAAAGCCTATTAGCCCTAGGGAGACTCTGATTTATTAGCTGATGTTGTGATAATAGGGATTCGATAATAGGAATTATTGAATCACGCCACTCGGAGTTTTGACTGATGCGCCAGCGAACGTTTGCCGCGGATGATTTTGAGACCTATCGCAAGTCCACGCGGCGAGAACGCTTTCTGGATTGAGATGGAGCGGGTGGTGCCGTGGGCTGAATTGTGTGCGTTGATCGAGCCGGTGTATCCGTGTGAGCCCGTGGGTGCGGGCCGTCGGCCGGTGGGTCTTGAGCGGATGCGTATCTACTTTATCCAGCAGTGGTTCAATCTGTCGGATCCGGCGGTGGAGGAGGCGCTGTACGACAGCCGCGCGCTGCGGGCGTTTGTCGGCATTGATCTGGGGTGAGAGCCGGCGCCGGATGAGACCACGGTGTGCAAATTCCGTCACCTGCTGGAAGCCCATAATTTGGGTGAGCGGCTGTTTGCGGCCGTGGGTGAGCACCTGCAAGCGCAGGGTTTGCGG
This genomic stretch from Gammaproteobacteria bacterium harbors:
- a CDS encoding transposase; translation: MRPIASPRGENAFWIEMERVVPWAELCALIEPVYPCEPVGAGRRPVGLERMRIYFIQQWFNLSDPAVEEALYDSRALRAFVGIDLG